One Solanum pennellii chromosome 9, SPENNV200 DNA segment encodes these proteins:
- the LOC107030634 gene encoding zinc finger protein GAI-ASSOCIATED FACTOR 1-like, with the protein MSNISGEEGSFSSGEEAHLHTSNNNISSITTSNGSTSQSQQQQPLAKKKRNLPGNPDPNAEVVALSPTTLMATNRFVCEICNKGFQRDQNLQLHRRGHNLPWKLRQRTTTEVRKRVYICPEPTCVHHNPSLALGDLTGIKKHYSRKHGEKKWKCDKCSKKYAVQSDWKAHQKTCGTREYKCDCGTIFSRRDSFITHRAFCDALAEENNKVNQGLMNNNMEHNMHSGQMHEIMSSNASLSLSEFNNFDPKNSLKSLPQELLPIPFKSMTNNMAPGGMFSTTSGNLFGNSPRSVASSSSGLQLSSNIPSNFNYLQDNGKNGVAQGQGQMSSVPMSATALLQKAAQMGATASSSINSPMMQKSFVTSAMAGSDITITRPLPNYDNFQMQQDSNNHQNQSQNQNQNQNLAVVMNDMGIYSGILMSNDQNNDGGYIKNVTEVLDRDNHSTNDRVRNQTMMVQNGSNDMLTVDFLGIGGASRAPISNLQEQRRFEAAINQQRLQATSSFHHQQNINHNSGLEKPIWDV; encoded by the exons atgtcaaatatttCTGGTGAAGAAGGGAGTTTTTCTTCAGGAGAAGAAGCTCATTTGCACacttcaaataataatatttcttctATTACTACTAGCAATGGTTCCACCTCACAatcccaacaacaacaaccacttgctaagaagaaaagaaatctTCCTGGAAATCCTG ATCCCAATGCAGAAGTCGTTGCCCTATCACCAACCACCCTCATGGCCACGAATCGATTCGTGTGTGAGATTTGCAACAAGGGATTTCAAAGGGACCAAAATTTGCAATTACATAGGAGGGGACACAATCTTCCTTGGAAGCTAAGGCAAAGAACAACCACGGAAGTGAGAAAGCGCGTTTATATATGTCCAGAGCCAACTTGCGTACACCACAATCCATCTCTTGCATTAGGTGATCTTACAGGTATTAAAAAACATTATAGTCGTAAacatggagaaaaaaaatggaaatgtgataaatgttcaaaaaaataTGCTGTGCAATCTGATTGGAAGGCTCATCAAAAGACATGTGGAACAAGAGAATACAAATGTGACTGTGGTACCATTTTTTCtag GAGGGACAGCTTTATCACACATAGAGCTTTTTGTGATGCATTGGCTGAAGAAAACAACAAAGTGAACCAAGGTTTAATGAACAACAATATGGAACACAATATGCACAGTGGCCAAATGCATGAGATCATGTCATCCAATGCCTCGTTAAGTTTATCTGAATTCAATAACTTTGATCCCAAAAATTCACTAAAATCACTCCCTCAAGAACTTCTCCCCATTCCATTCAAGTCCATGACCAATAATATGGCTCCAGGTGGCATGTTCTCAACCACTTCAG GTAACCTATTTGGTAATAGTCCAAGAAGTGTAGCTTCATCATCTTCCGGACTTCAACTTAGCTCAAATATCCCATCAAATTTCAATTATCTACAAGATAACGGTAAAAATGGGGTGGCTCAAGGACAAGGCCAAATGTCATCAGTTCCAATGTCAGCTACCGCGCTTCTGCAAAAAGCGGCCCAAATGGGGGCCACAGCTAGTAGTAGCATAAATTCCCCAATGATGCAAAAGAGTTTTGTAACAAGTGCTATGGCTGGTTCTGATATTACCATAACAAGACCATTACCTAATTATGACAATTTCCAAATGCAACAAGACAGTAACAATCATCAGAATCAGAGTCAGAACCAGAATCAGAATCAGAATTTAGCAGTAGTGATGAATGACATGGGAATTTATAGCGGGATACTAATGAGCAATGATCAAAACAACGATGGGGGATACATAAAAAATGTTACAGAAGTACTTGATCGCGATAATCATAGTACAAATGACAGAGTTAGAAACCAGACTATGATGGTGCAAAACGGATCAAATGACATGTTGACAGTCGATTTTTTAGGTATTGGAGGAGCTTCAAGGGCACCAATTAGTAATTTGCAGGAACAACGAAGATTCGAAGCAGCTATAAATCAACAGAGGTTGCAAGCTACTTCTTCATTTCATCATCAGCAAAATATTAATCATAATTCGGGTTTGGAAAAGCCCATATGGGATGTTTGA